In a genomic window of Halalkalicoccus sp. CG83:
- a CDS encoding guanosine monophosphate reductase, translating to MDALRTGLSYGDVLLVPQRSPVESRSHVDLSTRLTDSIELETPLLSAPMDTVTESETAISLARAGGFGTIHRFMSVDEQAAEVRAVSRADEPVGAAIGINEDYLDRTEAVRKAGADCVMMDVAHGHLESCLTAVERVRDEFGADPDLIVGNVATPEGVEDLYGAGADGVKVGIGPGSHCTTRKVAGAGVPQLTAVDDCAERAHELGVPIVADGGIRCSGDAVKALMAGADTVMMGSLFAGTAEAPGELIERDGRQYKRSRGMATTAANERRTDKDEGAPAADEGVEGLIEYKGPVAEITAEFAAGIRSGLSYCGGHTIPEARSNAEFVRVAPSAREREGAHSDDDWESVTVENGVARPARGD from the coding sequence ATGGATGCCCTCAGAACCGGACTCTCGTACGGCGACGTGCTGTTGGTGCCGCAGCGATCGCCGGTCGAGAGCCGGAGTCACGTCGACCTCTCGACGCGGCTCACGGACTCGATCGAGCTCGAAACGCCGCTGTTGAGCGCGCCGATGGACACCGTCACCGAGTCGGAGACGGCGATCTCCCTCGCGCGGGCGGGCGGGTTCGGGACGATTCACCGGTTCATGAGCGTCGACGAACAGGCGGCAGAGGTACGGGCGGTCTCGCGGGCCGACGAGCCCGTCGGCGCCGCGATCGGCATCAACGAGGACTACCTCGATAGAACCGAGGCGGTCCGTAAGGCGGGTGCGGACTGCGTGATGATGGACGTCGCCCACGGCCACCTCGAGTCGTGTCTAACCGCCGTCGAGCGGGTCCGCGACGAGTTCGGCGCGGATCCGGACCTCATCGTCGGCAACGTTGCCACGCCCGAGGGCGTCGAGGACCTCTACGGCGCGGGCGCCGACGGCGTCAAGGTCGGCATCGGCCCCGGCTCGCACTGCACCACCAGGAAGGTCGCCGGCGCGGGGGTCCCACAGCTGACCGCGGTTGACGACTGCGCGGAGCGGGCCCACGAACTCGGCGTGCCGATCGTCGCCGACGGCGGCATCCGCTGCTCGGGTGACGCGGTGAAGGCGCTGATGGCCGGCGCGGACACGGTGATGATGGGAAGCCTGTTCGCCGGCACCGCAGAGGCGCCCGGCGAACTGATCGAACGCGACGGCCGTCAGTACAAGCGATCGCGGGGGATGGCGACTACGGCGGCGAACGAGCGACGTACCGACAAGGACGAAGGCGCCCCGGCGGCCGACGAGGGCGTCGAGGGGCTCATCGAGTACAAAGGTCCCGTCGCGGAGATCACCGCGGAGTTCGCGGCGGGTATCCGATCGGGGCTGAGCTACTGCGGCGGTCACACCATCCCCGAGGCCCGAAGTAACGCCGAGTTCGTTCGAGTCGCACCGAGCGCGCGCGAACGCGAGGGCGCCCACTCCGACGACGACTGGGAGAGCGTGACCGTCGAGAACGGCGTCGCCCGACCGGCACGGGGCGACTGA
- a CDS encoding potassium channel family protein has translation MVLDDFIDVRSLDDLSRHERLLVLYALGLVGIILFYTVVYNTGMRTLEGDSHSIFRSFQTVVETMTTTGYGADSPWSTPWMNLLVVTMQLSGIAIGFFTLRLLIIPLFERTTFDLGDRLTSKDDHVVICEYRQDSDILLDELERLGIDYVLIDSGEEEATRLSNDGYQAISGDPEESATLERAMIDDASLVITDAGDRNASIVLTTLDLNEDLRVVSLTESTKRRRALMEIGVDTIISPHTLIGRRLAHKATAAVSVPEGTSVGEDVEIRELLIRHGSPFHGVEVRETPFFERPNLTLVAGWFEGDLRLPPAPTDRLTRNTVLVVAGPEDAIDDVREEVSGVRSAREHTNVIVAGAGEGGQAAVDALPDDVTITTIDLEEGEAVDVVGDTSDPETLTAAGIEDATALIVTVDDDATALLTIALARERSREIEILARVTDDEKVRTAFKADADYVLSVQRATARLLAREIYGEDVVSPLSQIRLVRTDAAPFAGQSIEEANEGAETGWVVVGVEREGTLQTDETTRIDEEDDVLIAGTDAMIREFEGETTGS, from the coding sequence ATGGTTCTCGACGACTTCATCGACGTCCGCTCGCTCGACGATCTCTCGCGCCACGAGCGACTACTCGTCCTCTACGCCCTGGGATTGGTCGGCATCATCCTCTTCTACACTGTCGTCTACAACACGGGAATGCGGACGCTCGAGGGCGATTCGCACTCGATCTTCCGGTCGTTCCAGACCGTCGTCGAAACGATGACGACGACCGGCTACGGTGCCGACTCCCCGTGGTCGACCCCCTGGATGAACCTGCTCGTCGTCACGATGCAGCTCTCAGGCATCGCGATCGGCTTCTTTACGCTCCGGCTGCTCATCATCCCGCTGTTCGAGCGGACGACCTTCGACCTGGGGGATCGCCTGACCTCGAAGGACGACCACGTCGTGATCTGCGAGTACCGCCAGGACAGCGACATTTTGCTCGACGAACTCGAACGGCTGGGGATCGACTACGTCCTGATCGACTCCGGCGAGGAGGAGGCCACGCGGCTCTCCAACGACGGCTACCAGGCGATCAGCGGCGATCCCGAGGAGTCGGCGACCCTCGAACGGGCGATGATCGACGACGCGAGCCTGGTGATCACCGACGCGGGCGACCGCAACGCCAGCATCGTCCTAACGACGCTGGATCTGAACGAGGACCTCCGCGTGGTGAGCCTCACGGAGTCGACGAAACGGCGCCGGGCGCTCATGGAGATCGGCGTCGACACCATCATCTCCCCCCACACCCTCATCGGGCGCCGGCTCGCTCACAAGGCCACGGCGGCGGTCTCGGTGCCCGAGGGCACGTCCGTCGGCGAGGACGTCGAGATCAGGGAGCTGCTCATCCGCCACGGAAGCCCGTTTCACGGCGTTGAGGTGCGTGAGACGCCGTTCTTCGAGCGTCCGAACCTCACGCTGGTGGCCGGCTGGTTCGAGGGTGACCTCCGGCTCCCGCCGGCGCCGACCGACCGTCTCACGCGGAACACGGTGCTGGTCGTCGCCGGGCCCGAGGACGCGATCGACGACGTCCGCGAGGAGGTCTCGGGGGTTCGTTCCGCCCGCGAGCACACGAACGTCATCGTCGCCGGCGCGGGCGAGGGCGGTCAGGCTGCCGTCGATGCACTACCTGACGACGTCACGATCACGACGATCGACCTCGAGGAGGGCGAGGCCGTCGACGTCGTGGGCGACACCAGCGATCCGGAGACGCTGACCGCCGCGGGGATCGAGGACGCGACGGCCCTGATCGTCACCGTCGACGACGACGCGACCGCGCTGTTGACGATCGCTCTCGCGCGAGAGCGATCGCGCGAGATCGAGATCCTCGCCCGCGTGACCGACGACGAGAAGGTGCGGACCGCGTTCAAGGCCGACGCCGATTACGTGCTCTCGGTCCAGCGAGCCACCGCGCGGCTGCTCGCACGCGAGATCTACGGGGAGGACGTCGTCTCGCCGCTCAGCCAGATCCGACTCGTCCGGACGGATGCGGCGCCGTTCGCGGGCCAGTCGATCGAGGAGGCCAACGAAGGGGCCGAGACCGGTTGGGTCGTGGTCGGCGTCGAGCGCGAGGGAACGTTGCAGACGGACGAGACGACGCGGATCGACGAGGAAGACGACGTCCTGATCGCGGGAACGGACGCGATGATCCGGGAGTTCGAAGGGGAGACGACGGGATCGTAG
- a CDS encoding ZIP family metal transporter, whose protein sequence is MNDETPPRSPDGGTTTDEKSVRPFGLPVRVAAVLPLVLLALLIGAFALTSPLAGVQSGEPLPDVTITYATLPSDDTLVLHVTNNGPKEVTISQVLVNDAYWNFEVEGAGGDRTLDPMESARIVVPYHWQPGWDVHTALVISDGTTFEHTIEAPSQTPGLTADVLWSLALIGVFVGVIPVALGMLWFPYIRSMSDRWLHAALTFAAGVLAYLAVDAGFEAFELADEIPGAYEGTALVVLGIVGALLLVQSVSAWREGRATAGDSRASSGLWVAYLVALGIGLHNLAEGLAIGSSFALGRVSLGAFLVIGFMLHNVTEGPAVVAPIAREERPSWHHFVALGLLAGAPVILGGWIGGLAYSPTIGAFFLAIGVGAILQVDLEIARMIRAQGGRVGSATNLLAFLVGLGVMYVTDLFVAL, encoded by the coding sequence ATGAACGACGAGACTCCGCCCCGATCACCCGATGGTGGGACGACCACCGACGAGAAGTCGGTTCGACCGTTCGGACTCCCCGTCAGGGTCGCCGCCGTACTACCGCTCGTCTTGCTGGCTCTCCTCATCGGTGCGTTCGCGCTCACCTCCCCGCTCGCGGGGGTTCAGAGCGGGGAGCCGCTGCCCGACGTGACGATCACATACGCGACGCTTCCGAGCGACGACACGCTCGTCCTGCACGTAACCAACAACGGCCCGAAGGAGGTGACGATCTCGCAGGTCCTCGTCAACGACGCGTACTGGAACTTCGAAGTCGAAGGCGCGGGCGGTGACCGGACGCTCGACCCGATGGAAAGCGCTCGAATCGTCGTGCCGTATCACTGGCAGCCTGGCTGGGACGTTCACACCGCGCTGGTCATCTCCGACGGGACGACGTTCGAACACACCATCGAGGCACCCAGTCAAACGCCGGGGCTCACCGCTGACGTCCTCTGGTCGCTCGCGCTCATCGGCGTGTTCGTCGGCGTGATCCCGGTCGCGCTCGGCATGCTCTGGTTCCCGTACATTCGCTCGATGAGTGACCGGTGGTTGCACGCCGCCCTCACGTTCGCTGCGGGGGTTCTCGCATACCTCGCGGTCGACGCGGGCTTCGAAGCGTTCGAACTCGCCGACGAGATCCCAGGGGCGTACGAAGGCACCGCCCTCGTAGTCCTCGGAATCGTGGGTGCACTCCTGCTCGTCCAGTCGGTGAGCGCGTGGCGTGAGGGACGTGCGACCGCGGGCGACTCGCGCGCGAGCAGCGGGCTGTGGGTCGCCTACCTCGTCGCGCTCGGCATCGGACTGCACAACCTCGCCGAGGGGCTCGCCATCGGGAGTTCGTTCGCGCTCGGACGCGTCTCACTCGGGGCGTTTCTCGTGATCGGATTCATGTTGCACAACGTGACCGAAGGGCCGGCCGTGGTGGCACCCATCGCTCGGGAGGAGCGACCTAGCTGGCACCACTTCGTCGCACTCGGACTCCTCGCAGGCGCTCCGGTCATCCTCGGCGGCTGGATCGGCGGCCTGGCCTACTCGCCCACGATCGGCGCGTTCTTCCTCGCCATCGGGGTCGGCGCGATCTTACAGGTCGATCTGGAGATCGCACGCATGATCCGCGCGCAGGGCGGCCGCGTCGGGAGTGCAACGAACTTGCTCGCGTTCCTCGTCGGCCTCGGGGTGATGTACGTCACCGACCTGTTCGTCGCGCTCTAG
- a CDS encoding cation:proton antiporter domain-containing protein, with product MYPAVPLISSRLPVEEPVLVFALALAVFLVAPLTVRRFGLPGIVGIVLVGMLIGPNALGLLALTDAIELLGSVGLVYLLFTVGLELDLRGFARAPENAALFGLTSFGLPFVVGTAVGVALLGLSVPAAALLAAVFASHTLLAYPVVNQLDVTKNRAVTAVFGGILFTDTLALVVLAVVMGALDGGLTALLFVQVFGSLVVLFAGVWFAVPPTARWFFRNLSEESYFEFLFVAVALFAAASLAELLGLSAILGAFVAGIALNRLIPRGGTLMNRIEFLGNAFFIPFFLLYVGMLVDVGVILDGWRTLEVAAVILGTMFATKWAAARIVSRVQGYDANERGVIYGLSVGQAAAALAITLIGFEAGLLGADVLNAVVLMMLVATVVSPWWTERAGRRLAQSDEIEPGEEEELDPRILLPLSTDAERQRRLLEFAFVLKDEDAVEPVHLLTVVQPGSDRTEERVALVERDLERAASFGGAAEVPVDVETRVNHNVASGIVRGSVETRADAILMGWDAHGSFGRRVFGDVIDRVLRRTTLPVIVSRLGHPINTTERLFVVLPDGIDHHEGFYEAVHVVKRLAAKLGAPMVVLVMEGTTHQYERLFGMVELDVDATFEEALWGDLLETLSERAEPDDLVVALSPREGEVGWHSELAELPSRLVELPPHSFVTIHPRHGEPEYDARFLRFE from the coding sequence ATGTATCCCGCCGTTCCCCTGATCTCGTCCCGCTTGCCGGTCGAGGAGCCCGTGCTCGTCTTCGCCCTCGCGCTCGCGGTCTTCCTGGTCGCGCCGCTCACCGTCAGACGGTTCGGGCTCCCCGGCATCGTCGGCATCGTCCTGGTCGGCATGCTCATCGGCCCGAACGCCCTCGGACTGCTGGCGCTGACCGACGCGATCGAGCTGCTCGGTAGCGTCGGGCTCGTCTATCTACTGTTCACCGTCGGGCTCGAACTCGACCTGCGCGGGTTCGCGAGAGCGCCCGAGAACGCGGCGCTCTTCGGGTTGACCAGCTTCGGGCTGCCCTTCGTCGTCGGGACGGCCGTGGGCGTGGCGCTGTTGGGCCTCTCCGTGCCGGCGGCGGCGCTGCTCGCGGCGGTGTTCGCCTCGCACACGCTGCTCGCCTACCCGGTGGTCAATCAGCTCGACGTCACGAAGAACCGTGCCGTGACCGCGGTGTTCGGCGGGATCCTCTTCACCGACACGCTCGCGCTCGTCGTGCTCGCGGTCGTGATGGGAGCGCTCGACGGCGGGCTGACCGCGCTGCTGTTCGTTCAGGTGTTCGGCTCGCTGGTCGTCCTCTTCGCCGGAGTCTGGTTCGCCGTCCCGCCGACCGCACGGTGGTTCTTCCGGAACCTGAGCGAGGAGAGCTACTTCGAGTTCCTCTTCGTCGCGGTCGCCCTGTTCGCGGCGGCGAGCCTCGCCGAGCTGCTCGGCCTGTCGGCGATCCTCGGCGCGTTCGTCGCCGGGATCGCGCTGAACCGGCTGATTCCGCGCGGCGGGACGCTGATGAACCGCATCGAGTTCCTCGGGAACGCCTTCTTCATCCCCTTCTTCCTGCTCTACGTCGGGATGCTCGTCGATGTGGGCGTGATCCTCGACGGATGGCGCACCCTCGAGGTCGCGGCCGTCATCCTCGGGACGATGTTCGCCACGAAGTGGGCCGCCGCCCGGATCGTCAGCCGAGTCCAGGGTTACGACGCGAACGAGCGCGGCGTGATCTACGGGCTGTCGGTGGGACAGGCCGCCGCCGCGCTCGCGATCACGCTGATCGGGTTCGAGGCGGGGCTGCTCGGCGCCGACGTGCTCAACGCGGTCGTGTTGATGATGCTCGTCGCGACGGTCGTCAGCCCCTGGTGGACCGAGCGCGCGGGTAGGCGCCTCGCCCAGTCCGACGAGATCGAACCCGGCGAGGAGGAGGAACTCGATCCGCGCATCCTGCTGCCGCTGTCGACCGATGCAGAGCGACAGCGTCGGCTCCTCGAGTTCGCGTTCGTCCTCAAGGACGAGGACGCGGTCGAGCCGGTCCACCTGCTGACGGTCGTCCAGCCCGGGTCGGATCGAACCGAGGAGCGCGTCGCGCTCGTCGAACGCGACCTCGAACGCGCGGCATCGTTCGGCGGGGCCGCGGAGGTGCCCGTCGACGTGGAGACTCGCGTGAACCACAACGTCGCCTCGGGGATCGTCCGCGGCAGCGTCGAGACGCGCGCCGACGCGATCCTCATGGGCTGGGACGCCCACGGCTCGTTCGGCCGCCGCGTCTTCGGCGACGTCATCGATCGGGTGCTCCGGCGGACGACGCTACCGGTGATCGTCTCGCGGCTCGGCCACCCGATCAACACGACCGAGCGCCTCTTCGTCGTCCTCCCGGACGGGATCGATCACCACGAGGGGTTCTACGAAGCGGTCCACGTCGTGAAGCGCCTCGCAGCGAAGCTCGGCGCGCCGATGGTCGTCCTCGTGATGGAGGGCACGACCCACCAGTACGAACGGCTGTTCGGCATGGTGGAACTCGACGTCGACGCGACGTTCGAGGAGGCTCTGTGGGGAGACCTCCTCGAGACGCTCTCCGAACGTGCCGAGCCCGACGACCTCGTGGTGGCGCTCTCGCCGCGCGAGGGCGAGGTCGGCTGGCACTCGGAACTGGCCGAACTGCCGAGCCGACTGGTCGAACTGCCGCCCCACTCGTTCGTGACGATCCACCCGCGCCACGGCGAGCCCGAGTACGACGCCCGATTCCTCCGGTTCGAGTAG
- the deoC gene encoding deoxyribose-phosphate aldolase, which translates to MDRAAFAARIDHTVLGPGTTAEDVERTMDEAAEYGMNACVPPCYVEEANEHRPDVTLATVVGFPHGQNDPEIKRREGVRAWRAGANELDVVCNRGRLLGDEPERFHEELAELVASVPIPVKVIVETSELGAEEIRRAAELAVEADAAMLKTSTGFASGGATVEDVELLAEYLPVKASGGIGDYATARAMLDAGAERIGASSGVALVEGFESEA; encoded by the coding sequence ATGGACAGAGCGGCGTTCGCGGCGCGGATCGATCACACGGTCCTCGGTCCCGGGACGACGGCCGAGGACGTCGAACGGACCATGGATGAAGCGGCGGAGTACGGAATGAACGCCTGCGTTCCGCCGTGCTACGTCGAGGAGGCGAACGAGCACCGGCCGGACGTGACGCTCGCGACGGTCGTCGGCTTCCCACACGGCCAGAACGACCCCGAGATCAAGCGCAGAGAGGGGGTGCGTGCCTGGCGGGCGGGCGCGAACGAGCTCGACGTGGTCTGTAACCGCGGACGGCTGCTCGGCGACGAGCCCGAACGGTTCCACGAGGAGCTCGCCGAACTCGTCGCCTCGGTGCCGATCCCGGTGAAGGTAATCGTCGAGACGAGCGAGCTCGGGGCGGAGGAGATCCGCCGGGCCGCCGAACTCGCCGTCGAGGCCGATGCCGCCATGCTCAAGACCTCGACGGGGTTCGCCTCGGGCGGGGCGACCGTCGAGGACGTCGAGCTGCTCGCGGAGTACCTGCCCGTGAAGGCAAGCGGCGGGATCGGCGACTACGCGACGGCGAGAGCGATGCTCGACGCCGGCGCGGAACGAATCGGTGCCTCGAGCGGCGTCGCGCTCGTCGAGGGGTTCGAGTCCGAGGCGTGA
- a CDS encoding DUF63 family protein yields MVLPDGFALPPLPYLLVLLSAALAVGVLATRVRPTIHERTVLAFALWMVAGAALHVLSVVDAAPAVLSPLLGTPSVYVSTFVLAGAVWLGGHSAGAPDRLLGGVGALAALLSVGAVLAVGADRGTISFFWSGLSLVLSVVVAAGTWAGFRRAFPAAAGTTGAAGALVVLGHVLDGISTAVGIDALEVTERSPLPRAIMAFAETLPTAEAIGVGWLFVLVKVTLACGIVWLMAEYVEDAPGEGYLLLAAIAAVGLGPGVHNLLLFAVGG; encoded by the coding sequence ATGGTCCTGCCCGACGGGTTCGCCCTGCCGCCGCTTCCCTACCTCCTCGTCCTGCTCTCGGCGGCGCTCGCGGTGGGCGTGCTGGCGACGCGAGTCCGGCCGACGATCCACGAACGGACGGTGCTCGCGTTCGCGCTCTGGATGGTCGCCGGCGCGGCGCTGCACGTCCTCTCGGTGGTCGACGCCGCTCCGGCCGTGCTCTCGCCGCTTCTGGGAACCCCGAGCGTCTACGTCAGCACGTTCGTCCTCGCCGGGGCGGTCTGGCTCGGCGGCCACTCCGCCGGCGCCCCCGATCGCCTCCTCGGGGGCGTCGGCGCGCTCGCGGCGCTCCTCTCGGTCGGCGCCGTCCTCGCGGTCGGCGCCGACCGGGGGACGATCTCCTTTTTCTGGTCGGGTCTCTCGCTCGTCCTCTCGGTCGTCGTCGCGGCGGGCACGTGGGCCGGCTTCCGACGGGCGTTCCCGGCGGCCGCGGGGACGACCGGCGCGGCGGGAGCGCTCGTCGTCCTCGGACACGTCCTCGACGGGATCTCGACCGCGGTGGGGATCGACGCCCTCGAGGTGACCGAACGCTCGCCGCTGCCGCGGGCGATCATGGCGTTCGCGGAGACGCTGCCGACGGCGGAGGCGATCGGGGTCGGCTGGCTGTTCGTGCTCGTGAAGGTCACACTCGCCTGCGGGATCGTCTGGCTCATGGCCGAGTACGTCGAGGACGCGCCCGGGGAGGGCTACCTCCTCCTCGCGGCGATCGCCGCCGTCGGTCTCGGCCCGGGCGTCCACAACCTGCTGCTGTTCGCGGTCGGAGGCTGA
- a CDS encoding nucleoside phosphorylase has translation MAKQPHLLVEEGDVNEIALIPGDPGRVDRIAGLCDSSTVVAENREYKLVNATYEGTELSICSTGIGCPSAAIAIEELHNVGCETVIRVGTTGALQQGIEIGDMIVATGAAKDEGTTKRYESVTYPAVPEYGVLSALVDGAEERGEEVHVGPIASDDAYYAETDEYVDEWETAGILSVEMEAAAVFSLARRKGMAAGAICTVDGNLVEGTQKGETDDDELPEKARNNVERAIGISLDAVVALS, from the coding sequence ATGGCCAAACAGCCACATCTGCTCGTCGAGGAGGGCGACGTCAACGAGATCGCGCTGATCCCGGGCGATCCCGGGCGCGTCGACCGGATCGCCGGGCTGTGTGACTCCTCGACGGTGGTCGCGGAGAACCGCGAGTACAAGCTCGTCAACGCCACCTACGAGGGGACGGAGCTTTCGATCTGCTCGACGGGGATCGGCTGTCCCTCCGCGGCGATCGCGATCGAGGAGCTCCACAACGTGGGATGCGAGACCGTCATTCGCGTCGGCACGACGGGGGCCCTTCAGCAAGGAATCGAGATCGGCGACATGATCGTCGCGACCGGCGCGGCGAAGGACGAGGGCACCACGAAGCGCTACGAATCCGTCACCTACCCCGCGGTGCCGGAGTACGGCGTGCTCTCGGCGCTGGTCGACGGCGCCGAGGAGCGCGGCGAGGAGGTCCACGTCGGGCCGATCGCGAGCGACGACGCCTACTACGCCGAGACCGACGAGTACGTCGACGAGTGGGAGACTGCGGGCATCCTCTCGGTGGAGATGGAGGCCGCGGCGGTGTTCTCGCTCGCGCGACGAAAGGGGATGGCCGCGGGCGCGATCTGTACCGTCGACGGCAACCTCGTCGAGGGGACCCAGAAGGGCGAGACCGACGACGACGAACTGCCCGAGAAGGCGAGGAACAACGTCGAACGCGCGATCGGCATCTCGCTCGACGCCGTCGTCGCACTGTCGTAG
- a CDS encoding multicopper oxidase domain-containing protein — protein sequence MASIDYSTAAETTRTLERRLIDRLQSDLTVTRRSVLGGIGVAGSAALGIGRGGASSGGHDDHDGHGVIGEFEDADFDPHEYLTAFNTGRDGQENVRQNRYEEDGRTVREFELSAVDVPITIAPGVEFDAWAFNGQVPGPTLRVVEGDLVRIRFTNGSRHAHTIHPHLRNLDPVMDGVPQNGPGVLRPGESFTYEWIAQPAGTHFYHCHSMPLKEHVHRGLYGTLIVDPDPDRVRENPRDYVNHQGPLTDEYRDELIDIARSRNHEYAENDDVNEMVMMMNGFDTNFDGENEVYAANTRAFAYGVGETDGNGNWKAGETKRPIQIDRNQRQRVYLSNVVEFDPINSFHTHSQFFDYYDHGTTLQPTLKNVDTIMQCQAQRGILELDYSDHGPGLYMFHAHQSEFAELGWMSFFEVV from the coding sequence ATGGCCTCGATAGACTACAGTACCGCAGCAGAGACGACGCGAACGCTCGAACGGCGGTTGATCGACCGGCTTCAGTCCGATCTAACGGTCACGCGACGTTCCGTACTCGGAGGTATCGGTGTCGCCGGCAGTGCCGCACTCGGCATCGGTCGGGGCGGAGCGAGCAGTGGCGGGCACGACGATCACGATGGACACGGCGTCATCGGCGAATTCGAGGACGCCGACTTCGACCCACACGAGTACCTCACGGCGTTCAATACCGGACGAGACGGCCAGGAGAACGTTCGACAAAACAGGTACGAGGAGGACGGACGGACCGTCCGGGAGTTCGAACTCTCGGCGGTCGACGTTCCGATCACCATTGCGCCGGGAGTCGAGTTCGACGCGTGGGCGTTCAATGGACAGGTCCCGGGACCGACGCTTCGAGTAGTCGAGGGTGATCTCGTTCGAATCAGGTTCACCAACGGGAGTCGCCACGCCCACACGATCCACCCCCACCTTCGAAACCTCGATCCGGTGATGGACGGCGTCCCTCAGAACGGTCCCGGCGTACTCAGACCGGGTGAGTCGTTCACGTACGAGTGGATCGCCCAACCCGCAGGAACGCACTTCTACCACTGTCACTCGATGCCGCTCAAGGAGCACGTTCATCGCGGCCTCTACGGGACGCTCATCGTCGATCCCGACCCCGACCGAGTCCGCGAGAATCCACGCGACTACGTCAACCATCAGGGGCCTCTCACCGACGAGTACAGGGACGAACTCATCGACATCGCGCGTTCTCGCAATCACGAGTACGCCGAGAACGACGACGTCAACGAGATGGTGATGATGATGAACGGCTTCGACACGAACTTCGACGGCGAGAACGAGGTCTACGCGGCCAATACGCGAGCGTTCGCCTACGGCGTCGGGGAAACTGACGGGAACGGCAACTGGAAGGCCGGAGAGACCAAGCGCCCGATTCAGATCGATCGAAACCAGCGCCAACGCGTGTACCTCTCGAACGTCGTCGAGTTCGATCCCATCAACTCGTTCCACACGCACTCGCAGTTCTTCGACTACTACGACCACGGTACGACGCTTCAACCGACGCTCAAGAACGTGGATACGATCATGCAGTGCCAGGCTCAGCGCGGGATCCTGGAACTCGATTACTCCGATCACGGGCCGGGGCTGTACATGTTCCACGCCCACCAGTCCGAGTTCGCCGAACTCGGCTGGATGAGTTTCTTCGAGGTGGTGTAG